A stretch of the Vitis vinifera cultivar Pinot Noir 40024 chromosome 16, ASM3070453v1 genome encodes the following:
- the LOC104882061 gene encoding uncharacterized protein LOC104882061, whose protein sequence is MASFCKVSVMAFVLLASGAFLSSPALAFEANEQDFSLASEPSSSSDQDIIPPALRHYLFQCLQKLGEECRPLFFAKIFIGEKNEIPTSCCQNLVQMGDKCHTAITNAVISRPEFSGNATLFRTRSDETWTTCSQLVEAISPGPSA, encoded by the coding sequence ATGGCCAGTTTCTGCAAGGTCTCTGTCATGGCATTCGTTCTCTTAGCGAGTGGGGCTTTCCTATCATCACCAGCACTGGCATTCGAAGCCAATGAACAAGACTTTAGCCTGGCATCAGAACCTTCTTCCAGCAGTGACCAAGACATTATTCCACCAGCATTACGCCATTATTTGTTTCAATGCCTCCAGAAGCTGGGTGAAGAATGCAGGCCATTGTTCTTTGCTAAAATATTCATAGGTGAAAAAAATGAGATCCCTACTAGTTGTTGCCAAAACCTGGTGCAGATGGGAGATAAATGCCACACTGCAATTACCAATGCTGTAATCTCGAGACCTGAGTTCAGTGGCAATGCAACCTTATTTCGTACAAGATCTGACGAGACTTGGACGACCTGTAGCCAACTCGTAGAGGCTATCTCTCCAGGCCCATCTGCTTaa
- the LOC104882062 gene encoding uncharacterized protein LOC104882062 has translation MASFCKVSVMAFFLLASGPFLSSPALAFEANEQEFSLASEPSSSSEQDIIPPALRHYLFQCLQKLGEECRPLFFARIFIGEKNEIPTSCCQNLVQMGDKCHTAITNAVISRPEFSGNATLFRTRSDETWTTCSRLVETISPGPSA, from the coding sequence ATGGCTAGTTTCTGCAAGGTCTCTGTCATGGCATTCTTTCTCTTAGCGAGTGGGCCTTTCCTGTCATCACCAGCACTGGCATTCGAAGCCAATGAACAAGAGTTTAGCCTCGCATCAGAACCTTCTTCCAGCAGTGAGCAAGACATTATTCCTCCAGCATTACGCCATTATTTGTTTCAATGCCTCCAGAAGCTGGGTGAAGAATGCAGGCCATTGTTCTTTGCTAGAATATTCATAGGTGAAAAAAATGAGATCCCTACTAGTTGTTGCCAAAACCTGGTGCAGATGGGAGATAAATGCCACACTGCAATTACCAATGCTGTAATCTCGAGACCTGAGTTCAGTGGCAATGCAACCTTATTTCGTACAAGATCTGACGAGACTTGGACGACCTGTAGCCGACTCGTAGAGACTATCTCTCCAGGCCCATCTGCTTaa
- the LOC100252815 gene encoding GTP-binding protein SAR1A, which translates to MSKWSCPFVLIIMKFLFMKVDEVVYLVDAYDKERFAESKKELDALLSDEALANVPFLVLGNKIDILYAASEDELRYHLGLTNFITGKGKVNLADSNVCPLEVFMCSIVHKMGYGDGFKWLSQYIK; encoded by the exons ATGTCGAAGTGGAGC TGCCCATTTGTTTTAATCATCATGAAATTTCTATTCATGAAGGTGGATGAAGTTGTTTACCTGGTGGATGCCTATGACAAGGAGAGATTCGCAGAATCGAAAAAAGAGTTGGATGCTCTCCTCTCCGACGAGGCCTTGGCCAATGTTCCATTCCTTGTTCTGGGCAACAAGATCGATATCCTATATGCTGCCTCAGAAGATGAGCTGCGTTACCACCTGGGTCTAACAAACTTCATCACAGGCAAGGGAAAGGTAAACCTAGCTGACTCAAATGTCTGTCCCCTCGAGGTATTCATGTGCAGCATCGTCCACAAAATGGGTTATGGAGATGGCTTCAAGTGGCTCTCCCAGTACATCAAGTAG